In Lactococcus garvieae subsp. garvieae, the following proteins share a genomic window:
- a CDS encoding glycosyltransferase encodes MKKFLFAPFMMNLGESQRMSQIADYFFKSGYEIHILGEVYYSFLFKNSKYIFHSLKEDKNIYDKTRYRKFFSFDTDFNFLSDEEISVICNAERAFLQKNIFDAVFTGYRLSIVISCKIEKIPLVWILSGAIQIDEIVDNIQGVIPYHKKTKYQTEKVKNTLKKLINNYSKNVETWNRYLKNHNSETMKNALELFTGDLNLISDYSKFYDIKKSSLKVVGPIIFKPNKKIEKLPILKVQRKKVLLSFGTSSDPNWVQKFVEKLPNDFPYILTTFGEKYNFKDKDVEFVNLIDFKNLKDKIHFAIIHGGQGTVYAMAEQGIPFIGVPMFNEQMWNIKKFSKLGACAFLNKESNLEEIQSSVFNFYKSLQSYANSIEEIRYEIVRESSRSLNNILIEVESFLNERN; translated from the coding sequence TTGAAAAAGTTTTTATTTGCACCCTTTATGATGAATTTAGGAGAAAGTCAACGCATGTCACAAATTGCTGATTATTTTTTCAAATCTGGCTATGAGATTCATATATTAGGAGAAGTTTATTACTCTTTTCTATTTAAAAATTCAAAATATATATTTCATAGCCTTAAAGAAGATAAAAATATATACGATAAGACACGATATCGGAAGTTTTTTTCTTTTGATACTGATTTTAACTTCTTGTCTGATGAAGAAATTTCTGTAATTTGTAATGCAGAACGTGCTTTCCTTCAGAAAAATATCTTTGATGCGGTTTTTACAGGCTATAGATTAAGCATTGTAATAAGTTGTAAAATAGAAAAAATACCTTTGGTTTGGATTTTATCAGGTGCTATACAAATTGATGAGATTGTTGATAATATTCAAGGTGTCATACCATATCATAAAAAGACAAAGTATCAGACAGAAAAAGTAAAAAATACATTAAAAAAATTAATTAATAATTATTCTAAAAATGTAGAAACTTGGAATCGATACTTAAAAAATCATAATTCTGAAACAATGAAAAATGCTTTGGAGCTTTTTACTGGTGATTTAAATTTAATATCTGATTATAGTAAATTCTATGACATAAAAAAATCCTCGTTAAAAGTGGTCGGTCCCATAATCTTTAAACCTAATAAAAAGATTGAGAAGTTACCTATACTCAAGGTGCAGAGAAAGAAAGTACTCTTAAGTTTTGGAACGTCTTCTGACCCAAATTGGGTTCAAAAGTTTGTAGAAAAATTACCGAATGATTTCCCTTATATCTTAACAACCTTTGGTGAAAAATATAATTTTAAAGATAAGGATGTGGAGTTTGTAAATCTCATTGACTTTAAAAATCTGAAAGATAAGATACATTTCGCTATTATACATGGGGGGCAAGGAACTGTTTATGCAATGGCTGAACAAGGGATACCTTTTATAGGTGTTCCCATGTTTAATGAACAAATGTGGAATATAAAAAAATTTAGTAAACTAGGAGCATGTGCTTTTCTGAATAAAGAATCAAACTTAGAAGAGATTCAATCTTCTGTTTTCAACTTTTATAAGTCTCTTCAATCCTATGCTAATTCTATTGAAGAAATTAGATATGAAATAGTAAGGGAGTCCTCTCGTTCATTAAATAATATACTTATCGAGGTAGAGAGTTTTCTCAATGAAAGAAATTGA
- a CDS encoding beta-ketoacyl-[acyl-carrier-protein] synthase family protein: MKTNINITGVGVISSLGFNLEEHKRNLFSKKHTINRKRFTNGKHELQAFVGQVSNISDIPEKYQKQSKNFKMAFSAFDEAIQSANFNKDIKHTRIAICLGTSLGGKIPGQAAFYQFKKGNYTIPKHVFEERQLHNIADQLIQHYGFNDASYYVISTACSASNNAVILGMQLLQDNKCDIAICGGCDELSDISLAGFSSLGAINKESACQPYSTGKGISLGEGAGFVVLERDRPRGFGKILAGSITSDGYHITAPKSTGEGAIRVAENISFQSVVPLNKIDYINGHGTGTKANDNMEKSMFDKIFPESTKISSTKGSTGHALGAAGILEIINCILAIQENKIPATKVDFQENSNRFVMRDSIEKEIDYALNLSFAFGGNNSGILLARDTVSEETYKVQESVQPNVLSFASTIENSSDKKEMYEIITADFSKIEGLRYIDKTKSSRLNPAQFRKMDRFSKMIANTVAVAIDRSGLNIKKIDSSKIGILFSTTTGPIEVVEDIENQIQRDGYNKVSAAKFPFTVMNAAAGMLSILFGIKGPVSVISSNVGFIDGEIYSRELMKNEGLEYIVLVSATQWTDLSLLAWETLGYDGDTFVAADYCQAMILSSHDEANTHKIICSEQIKYDNKSNSPKYIGNKIISAIKDKITDIGLELGDIREVVWNGNKKTSAVEYEIFESLDSLLNINVCKYDLGFSSDGAGEEIPFLLNDSSFSPGYYIILSYSHFGGVSFMIIRK; this comes from the coding sequence ATGAAAACAAATATAAATATTACAGGAGTTGGAGTAATATCATCTCTTGGATTTAACTTAGAAGAACATAAAAGGAATTTGTTTTCTAAAAAACATACCATAAATAGAAAAAGATTTACCAATGGGAAGCATGAGTTACAAGCGTTTGTTGGACAGGTATCTAACATTTCAGATATACCAGAAAAATATCAAAAACAATCTAAAAATTTTAAAATGGCTTTTTCTGCTTTTGACGAGGCCATTCAATCTGCTAATTTTAATAAAGATATAAAGCATACGAGAATTGCAATTTGCTTAGGGACATCACTAGGAGGTAAAATACCTGGTCAAGCCGCCTTCTATCAATTTAAAAAAGGAAATTATACTATACCGAAACATGTATTTGAAGAGAGACAACTTCATAATATAGCCGATCAACTCATTCAACACTATGGTTTTAATGATGCAAGTTATTATGTTATTTCTACAGCATGTTCAGCAAGTAACAATGCTGTTATTCTGGGAATGCAGCTTTTACAAGATAATAAATGTGATATAGCTATATGTGGTGGGTGTGATGAATTGAGTGATATTTCTTTAGCTGGATTTAGCTCACTTGGAGCAATTAATAAAGAATCTGCTTGTCAGCCATACTCTACTGGTAAAGGAATTAGTTTAGGTGAAGGTGCAGGATTTGTTGTTTTAGAAAGAGATAGACCGAGAGGTTTTGGGAAGATACTAGCTGGATCAATAACTTCTGATGGTTATCATATCACAGCTCCTAAGTCCACGGGGGAAGGTGCAATTCGTGTTGCAGAAAATATATCTTTTCAGTCAGTAGTACCTCTAAATAAAATAGATTATATTAATGGGCATGGTACTGGGACCAAAGCAAATGATAATATGGAAAAATCAATGTTTGATAAAATTTTTCCAGAATCTACCAAGATAAGTAGTACAAAAGGAAGTACAGGGCATGCACTTGGCGCAGCTGGGATACTTGAGATAATAAACTGTATTTTAGCTATTCAAGAAAATAAGATACCTGCTACAAAAGTAGATTTTCAAGAAAATAGTAACCGTTTTGTCATGAGAGACAGTATTGAAAAAGAAATAGACTATGCTTTGAATCTGTCTTTTGCTTTTGGAGGAAATAATAGCGGCATACTTTTAGCCAGAGATACTGTTTCTGAAGAAACGTATAAAGTTCAGGAATCTGTTCAACCAAATGTTTTGTCTTTCGCATCTACAATAGAAAATTCTAGTGATAAGAAGGAAATGTACGAAATAATTACGGCAGATTTTTCTAAAATAGAAGGGTTAAGATATATTGATAAAACAAAATCCTCAAGATTAAATCCAGCTCAGTTCAGGAAAATGGATCGTTTTTCAAAAATGATAGCAAATACTGTAGCAGTAGCAATTGATCGAAGTGGTTTAAATATAAAAAAAATCGATTCTAGCAAAATAGGTATACTTTTTAGTACGACTACAGGACCTATTGAAGTGGTGGAAGATATTGAAAATCAAATTCAAAGAGATGGATATAATAAAGTGTCGGCAGCAAAGTTTCCATTTACTGTTATGAATGCAGCGGCTGGTATGCTTTCTATTCTTTTTGGGATTAAAGGACCAGTTTCTGTTATTTCTTCAAATGTTGGGTTTATTGATGGAGAAATATATTCTAGAGAGCTTATGAAAAATGAAGGCTTAGAATATATTGTACTTGTGTCTGCGACTCAATGGACTGACTTATCTCTTCTGGCTTGGGAAACTTTAGGATATGATGGTGATACATTTGTTGCTGCAGATTATTGTCAAGCTATGATTTTATCATCACATGATGAAGCAAATACTCACAAAATTATTTGTTCCGAACAAATAAAATACGATAATAAAAGTAATTCTCCAAAATATATTGGAAATAAAATAATCTCTGCTATAAAAGATAAAATTACAGATATAGGACTTGAATTGGGAGATATAAGAGAAGTCGTATGGAATGGTAATAAAAAAACTTCTGCCGTAGAATATGAAATTTTTGAGTCTTTAGATAGCCTATTAAACATTAACGTATGTAAATATGATTTAGGATTTTCTTCAGATGGTGCTGGAGAGGAGATCCCTTTTCTTTTGAATGATTCCTCGTTTTCTCCAGGATATTATATCATTCTTTCGTATTCTCATTTTGGAGGAGTATCATTTATGATTATTCGGAAATAA
- a CDS encoding aminomethyltransferase family protein, producing the protein MDNKNYTDFRKNKSWKTFDGNIFEITGDRAEEILEYYIPKILEFIDIDTSGYSFILNEDGQVFDEVFFYKLEDKYLLFSEGDLLSLFTNSEGFEIKEISQEKTLIQIEGKNSGEIAQHFYNYDISTLNFRAIILSQFENSEIILSRFGFSGEFGYQFLINSDNLEEFIKIHLKGVKQFDKELEDYVKFEVNHPLSNIFKSRNNLFELGYSWNLDFTKEDFRGKKALLNKIDNSTMQSIAFSSANKVCENDIVYFDKQQIGKIHYVKENIDGKADRNYIGLLFVDSYYAHSGIHLCTENGTELTTLSNPYVIPESW; encoded by the coding sequence ATGGATAATAAAAATTATACTGATTTTAGAAAAAACAAATCATGGAAGACATTCGATGGAAATATATTTGAAATCACTGGAGATAGGGCAGAAGAGATTTTAGAGTATTATATTCCTAAAATTTTAGAATTTATAGATATAGATACGTCAGGGTATTCATTTATACTCAATGAAGACGGACAGGTATTTGATGAGGTGTTTTTTTATAAACTAGAAGATAAATACTTATTGTTTTCTGAAGGAGACTTATTATCATTATTTACGAATAGTGAAGGCTTTGAAATTAAAGAGATCTCACAAGAAAAAACATTGATTCAAATTGAAGGAAAAAATTCTGGAGAAATTGCTCAGCATTTTTATAATTATGATATTTCAACCTTAAATTTTCGAGCAATTATCTTATCACAATTTGAAAATTCAGAAATTATCTTGTCAAGATTTGGATTTTCAGGAGAATTTGGTTATCAATTTCTTATAAATTCTGATAATCTAGAGGAATTCATTAAAATACATTTAAAGGGAGTGAAGCAATTTGATAAAGAACTGGAGGATTATGTGAAGTTTGAAGTCAATCATCCGTTGTCAAACATATTTAAAAGTAGAAATAATTTATTTGAATTGGGATATTCTTGGAATTTAGATTTTACGAAAGAAGACTTTAGGGGGAAAAAAGCACTTTTAAATAAAATTGACAATTCTACTATGCAAAGTATTGCCTTTTCTTCTGCCAATAAAGTTTGTGAAAATGATATAGTTTATTTTGATAAACAACAAATAGGAAAAATTCATTATGTTAAGGAAAATATAGATGGTAAGGCAGATAGAAATTATATTGGGCTCCTTTTTGTAGATTCATATTATGCTCATTCGGGTATCCACTTATGTACAGAAAATGGTACAGAACTTACAACTCTTTCAAATCCATATGTCATCCCTGAAAGTTGGTAA